Genomic DNA from Gilliamella sp. ESL0441:
CACTAAAAACTTTTTCATAACGAATCCTTACTTTTTATTATCTATAACAAAGCGTTAAATCTTGTTTCAAAAACTTATTAGGTCAAAATATTACCGTTTTTCGTTAAGTTCGAAAAGTTATTTTCTTTTCTTTTTCACTTATCAATTAACAAGTATATAATATAATGAACTTTTAAAACTTGGATACTACCCGTTATGCCTAGCATGTCATTTGATTTTACGACCGATGAATTTCAGCCTTTAGCGGCAAAAATGCGTCCACGTAATTTATCAGAATACATTGGACAAACTCAGTTACTAGGAGCGGGGAAACCATTACCTAAAGCGATAGAAGCTGGCAATCTTCATTCCATGATTTTATGGGGGCCACCGGGAACGGGGAAAACTACATTAGCTGAAATTATAGCGCATCATGCTCATGCTAAAGTCGAAAGAATATCAGCAGTCACATCCGGAATTAAAGACATTCGTGAAGCCATTGAGCGTGCAAAAATCAATCAACAAGCTGGAATCCGCACAATCTTATTTGTTGATGAAGTACATCGTTTTAATAAAAGCCAACAAGATGCATTCTTGCCCTATGTTGAAAATGGTACGGTCACATTCATTGGTGCAACGACCGAAAATCCATCATTTGAACTCAATTCTGCTTTGTTATCACGCGCTAGGGTTTATTTACTTAAATCATTAACCAATGCCGATATCGAAAATATTTTACAACAAGCTATTGATGATCCTGTTCGAGGTTATGGCAATAAACATATCGTGTTATTACCAGAAACAAAAAAACAGATTGCCGAATTTGTTGGTGGAGATGCCAGACGTGCACTGAATACACTTGAATTATTAGTCGATATGTCCGATGGCAATGAACTAACACCAGCGTTACTTAAGGAAGTCATGGGTGAGCGCAGTGCCAGATTCGATAACCAAGGTGACCGATATTATGATTTGATTTCAGCCGTGCATAAATCAATTCGTGGTTCTGCGCCCGACGCTGCTCTTTACTGGTACGCAAGAATCATTACTGCTGGTGGAGATCCCCTTTATGTTGCTCGTCGACTACTGGCAATTGCCTCTGAAGATGTTGGTAATGCCGATCCACGAGCAATGCAAGTTGCTTTAGCAGCATGGGATTGTTTTACGCGTGTTGGTCCGGCAGAAGGTGAACGCGCTATCGCTCAAGCTATTGTCTATTTGGCGTGCGCTCCCAAAAGTAACGCTGTTTATCTGGCATTTAAACAGGCTATGATTGATGCACAATCAAAACCTGATTACGATGTGCCTGAACATTTACGTAATGCACCAACCAGTTTAATGAAAAATTTAGGTTATGGAGCACAATATCGTTATGCTCATGATGAACCGAATGCTTTTGCAGCAGGTGAAAATTATTTTCCACCAGAATTGGCTGATAGCAAGTATTACCATCCAACTGATCGAGGTGCAGAAAAAAATTATGCCGATAAGCTGGCATGGCTAGAAGCACAAAATAAATCGAGTTCACAGCAACGCTATAAAAAAAATGATTCATAAGTAAAACCTTTCAAAGCAGTTTCCTTTTATAACAAAAAAAAACGTTTACTAACCGATAGTTAACAAATTTAATTTTTATTGATAAGCCCAAAAACACACTATATATAGTAATAAAATGATTAATAGGCACTACATATTGTATATTTTGACAAATATCAATTATGATAGGCACCTCAAAAAAACGGGATAAAACTGGATGGAAAATGAATAAATCAATATTTGTGACCAAACGAGATGGTAAGAAAGAA
This window encodes:
- a CDS encoding replication-associated recombination protein A encodes the protein MPSMSFDFTTDEFQPLAAKMRPRNLSEYIGQTQLLGAGKPLPKAIEAGNLHSMILWGPPGTGKTTLAEIIAHHAHAKVERISAVTSGIKDIREAIERAKINQQAGIRTILFVDEVHRFNKSQQDAFLPYVENGTVTFIGATTENPSFELNSALLSRARVYLLKSLTNADIENILQQAIDDPVRGYGNKHIVLLPETKKQIAEFVGGDARRALNTLELLVDMSDGNELTPALLKEVMGERSARFDNQGDRYYDLISAVHKSIRGSAPDAALYWYARIITAGGDPLYVARRLLAIASEDVGNADPRAMQVALAAWDCFTRVGPAEGERAIAQAIVYLACAPKSNAVYLAFKQAMIDAQSKPDYDVPEHLRNAPTSLMKNLGYGAQYRYAHDEPNAFAAGENYFPPELADSKYYHPTDRGAEKNYADKLAWLEAQNKSSSQQRYKKNDS